One part of the Odontesthes bonariensis isolate fOdoBon6 chromosome 15, fOdoBon6.hap1, whole genome shotgun sequence genome encodes these proteins:
- the LOC142401010 gene encoding high choriolytic enzyme 1-like isoform X2, with the protein MTPSAGLLLLLLLGLSKAQPLKEEIEEDQDDVDITTRILTTNNGTDGFLWEGDLVAPTTRNAMKCWSNSCLWTKASNGKVMIPYVVSPQFPSHEKQKIENAMKGFEGRTCIKFIPRTRENDFITIENKQGCYSALGRQGGRQELSLNRGGCMYGGIIQHELIHALGFQHEQTRSDRDNYVRINWGNIIQESAYNFQKHDTNNLNTPYDYSSIMHYGKTAFSIGNGKETITPIPNPNVPIGQRERMSNWDIKRINLLYSC; encoded by the exons ATGACTCCCTCTGccggcctgctgctgctgctcctgctcggCCTCTCCAAGGCTCAACCTCTCAAGGAAGAAATTG AAGAAGACCAAGACGATGTCGACATCACCACCAGGATTCTGACAACCAATAACGGCACTGACGGGTTCCTGTGGGAAGGAGACCTGGTGGCTCCAACCACACGAAATGCCATGAAATGCTGGTCCAACAGCTGCCTGTGGACAAAAGCCTCCAACGGCAAGGTGATGATCCCCTATGTGGTGAGCCCTCAGTTCCCCAGCCACGAGAAGCAGAAGATCGAGAATGCCATGAAGGGCTTCGAAGGCCGTACCTGCATCAAATTCATCCCTCGTACGAGAGAGAACGACTTCATCACCATTGAGAACAAACAAGGATGTTACTCTGCTTTGGGCAGACAAGGAGGCAGACAGGAGCTGTCTCTGAACAGGGGAGGCTGCATGTATGGCGGAATCATCCAGCACGAGCTCATCCACGCTCTGGGCTTCCAGCACGAGCAGACCAGGAGCGACCGCGACAACTACGTCAGGATCAACTGGGGGAACATCATCCAGGAAAGTGCCTACAACTTCCAAAAGCATGACACCAACAATTTGAACACCCCCTACGACTACTCCTCTATCATGCATTATGGAAAAACGGCCTTCTCCATTGGGAACGGAAAGGAGACCATCACCCCCATCCCCAACCCCAACGTCCCCATCGGCCAAAGGGAAAGAATGTCCAACTGGGACATCAAAAGGATCAACCTGCTCTACAGTTGCTAA
- the LOC142401010 gene encoding high choriolytic enzyme 2-like isoform X1 — protein sequence MTPSAGLLLLLLLGLSKAQPLKEEIGQEEITQEEAQDEDEEEDQDDVDITTRILTTNNGTDGFLWEGDLVAPTTRNAMKCWSNSCLWTKASNGKVMIPYVVSPQFPSHEKQKIENAMKGFEGRTCIKFIPRTRENDFITIENKQGCYSALGRQGGRQELSLNRGGCMYGGIIQHELIHALGFQHEQTRSDRDNYVRINWGNIIQESAYNFQKHDTNNLNTPYDYSSIMHYGKTAFSIGNGKETITPIPNPNVPIGQRERMSNWDIKRINLLYSC from the coding sequence ATGACTCCCTCTGccggcctgctgctgctgctcctgctcggCCTCTCCAAGGCTCAACCTCTCAAGGAAGAAATTGGCCAGGAAGAAATAACCCAAGAAGAAGCCCAAGACGAAGACGAAGAAGAAGACCAAGACGATGTCGACATCACCACCAGGATTCTGACAACCAATAACGGCACTGACGGGTTCCTGTGGGAAGGAGACCTGGTGGCTCCAACCACACGAAATGCCATGAAATGCTGGTCCAACAGCTGCCTGTGGACAAAAGCCTCCAACGGCAAGGTGATGATCCCCTATGTGGTGAGCCCTCAGTTCCCCAGCCACGAGAAGCAGAAGATCGAGAATGCCATGAAGGGCTTCGAAGGCCGTACCTGCATCAAATTCATCCCTCGTACGAGAGAGAACGACTTCATCACCATTGAGAACAAACAAGGATGTTACTCTGCTTTGGGCAGACAAGGAGGCAGACAGGAGCTGTCTCTGAACAGGGGAGGCTGCATGTATGGCGGAATCATCCAGCACGAGCTCATCCACGCTCTGGGCTTCCAGCACGAGCAGACCAGGAGCGACCGCGACAACTACGTCAGGATCAACTGGGGGAACATCATCCAGGAAAGTGCCTACAACTTCCAAAAGCATGACACCAACAATTTGAACACCCCCTACGACTACTCCTCTATCATGCATTATGGAAAAACGGCCTTCTCCATTGGGAACGGAAAGGAGACCATCACCCCCATCCCCAACCCCAACGTCCCCATCGGCCAAAGGGAAAGAATGTCCAACTGGGACATCAAAAGGATCAACCTGCTCTACAGTTGCTAA